The Cetobacterium sp. 8H DNA window CCAAGGTTGTGATTCTGTTTCAAACTGCTGTAAAAGCGGAATTGTAGTCTCTTGATTTCTAGTCCAGTTTCTATATATAGTAAGCGGATCATAGATAAAAGCATCAACTTTTCCTTGTGACACCTCTAGAATACAAGCTGTTTCCTTATCAAATACAAGTATCTCAGCATTTGGGAAGTACTTTTCAGCTACAGTGTGTCCACTAGTTCCCTTTTTAACAGCTACTTTTTTTCCTTTTTGGTTTAAATCCATAGGTTCTTTTATTCCAGAATTTTTATTTGCAAGCATTCCTAAATAAGATTTAGCATATGGTTTTGAAAAATTAACAGAATTTTTTCTTTCCTCAGTCACAGACATTGAAGAGATTATAATATCTATCTTTTTTGTCTTCAAAGCTGGAATAAGACCACCATAAGACATATCCTCTATTATGATATCCCTTCCTAAATACTCTCCTAAAGCATAAGCCATATCTACACTTATCCCTGTTGGTCTACCATTTAAATCCGACATTTCAAAAGGTGGATATGCTAACTCCATCCCTACTATTAACGTATCTTCATTTGCAAAAGTAAAAGTTCCTAATAAAAACATCAAACAGATCCATATTTTTTTCATATTCTCCTCCGTTAACTCGTACTTTTATAACTCTATTCTATTTCTAGATAAATTTAAAATTTCCTCTAAAAATTTTATTTTGGCTCTACTCACAAATAAAGTTTGTCCTCCTTTGAAAGTTATCTTCTCATTTTTATAATCGATCTCCTTCAAAAGATTTTTATTTATCAGAGTTCCTCTTTCAAGCTTTATAAAATAAGAAAAACTCTTTAACTTATCTTCAACCTCAGAAAATCCTTTTTTAGATGAATAAAGTGTCCCATCTTTAATTTTTATACCTGTTTTTCTAGATATCCTGCAATAGTCGATATAAATTATCTCATCTAAACTTATTATAGCTTTATAGTAGCTATCATTTATCACAATCTCTCTTATAAATTCTGGATCTTGTTTTTCCGCTTTGTTTTCAAAAATTTCTTCTAAAGACTTCTCAATCTCAAAATAATCGTCCCTAT harbors:
- a CDS encoding transporter substrate-binding domain-containing protein, translating into MKKIWICLMFLLGTFTFANEDTLIVGMELAYPPFEMSDLNGRPTGISVDMAYALGEYLGRDIIIEDMSYGGLIPALKTKKIDIIISSMSVTEERKNSVNFSKPYAKSYLGMLANKNSGIKEPMDLNQKGKKVAVKKGTSGHTVAEKYFPNAEILVFDKETACILEVSQGKVDAFIYDPLTIYRNWTRNQETTIPLLQQFETESQPWAIAYRKGEEDLGAQIDEFIVEYKNNDGFNKLADKYLGEERAFFKEKNVPFFFD
- a CDS encoding LytTR family transcriptional regulator DNA-binding domain-containing protein, which produces MRKIGIEIDISLQEILEELTDLEFYSIEKIIKYEIENIEVVILDIKNPEFEEKIKFFNKKRIPIILLCSRDDNFRKIKSYFKNRLIYDCVYRDDYFEIEKSLEEIFENKAEKQDPEFIREIVINDSYYKAIISLDEIIYIDYCRISRKTGIKIKDGTLYSSKKGFSEVEDKLKSFSYFIKLERGTLINKNLLKEIDYKNEKITFKGGQTLFVSRAKIKFLEEILNLSRNRIEL